The window TAACATTTTATTCTGAAACGATCGAAAGCATTTCTTTGACCTCTTGAACTTTTTCAGTTTCCCCCAATTTTTCAAAAGCAACTACCAGATTCCGAAGCATACGTACTATAATATCTTTGTTGGTACATGGATCAAAAAAAACATCTAAGGGTTCTATTTTAAGATGGTTGAGATAGTTGTAGATATCCTGCTTGTTGAATACTAGACCTTTGTTAAATGCATTGATATAAAAATTCACATCTTTTGACTTATAAGTCAAAACAAAGAGATTTGGTAGGTTGACTCCATAAATCGGGAGACCTAGCTTTTTGGCTACCAAAAGGTAAATTGCACAAAGGCTAATTGGATTTCCTTTTTTTGTATCCAAAACATTGCTTAGCATGCTGTTTCCAGGCGAATGAAAATTTTTAGTGTTTGCAGAAAATCTCAGGGAATTGAATAAAATATTGTTGATGATTTTTATTTGTTCGTGTGGAAGTAAGTTGTTTTTGAAAGCGGTCCAAACCTCAAAATAAATCTGATGCATGTCAGTATTCAATTTATCAAAATCTAAATCTGGATATTGGTAAGTATTGATGATCCAAAGTCCAGTCAACAAATCTTGATCGGGCGTATTGGCCCAATCATAAAGCCTCTCTTT is drawn from Belliella baltica DSM 15883 and contains these coding sequences:
- a CDS encoding transglutaminase-like domain-containing protein; its protein translation is MEELTEKELHALVSLLDDEDKEVKSHVQDRIFSLGHGIIPFLEKKWEDSFNPEVQKEIEDMVHKLQFSQLKERLYDWANTPDQDLLTGLWIINTYQYPDLDFDKLNTDMHQIYFEVWTAFKNNLLPHEQIKIINNILFNSLRFSANTKNFHSPGNSMLSNVLDTKKGNPISLCAIYLLVAKKLGLPIYGVNLPNLFVLTYKSKDVNFYINAFNKGLVFNKQDIYNYLNHLKIEPLDVFFDPCTNKDIIVRMLRNLVVAFEKLGETEKVQEVKEMLSIVSE